Within the Candidatus Angelobacter sp. genome, the region GGTTGCGACGCGAGGCCGATGCGCCCGGCCAATTGTTCCGGCTCCTGGTCGGCGATGGTCGCCGCGTGAAGCACCACCACGCCCCCGCCGCGCCCGAGATACTCGTCCAACTGCCGATAACGCTCCGCGCTCCAATCATGGTTCCAGCAATAAAACACGATGGCATTCGCGGACTGGAACTGCTCCTCGCTCGGCCATTCCCAGGCGGCCGTGGCGGTGACGTTCGTGGCTCCCGATGAGAAGAGGTGAAGCCAGTTCGTTTGCCAGGCGGGGTAATCGTGTTGACCGGGGCCGTGGTCCTGCTTGGAAGCGACCAGCACGATTTCCAATTTCCGATTATCGGTCTGCGATTGATGAGCTTCACCGGCGGCCAGCGCCGCTTCAATCTCGGCGCTCCCGCGCTTCGGCGGCTCACTGAGCAGGAACGTCAGCAAATCGCGAACCTGTTCCTCCTTCAGCGTGTCAATCAAACCTGTCGGCATCAGCGAAACGGAGCCGGGACGCATCTCCTTCACGTCGGTTGGATGAAACCGGGTCTCCTTGCCGTCCGCGCCGATCAGTTTGATCAAGGCGTCGTCCTGCGCGCGGATGAAACCGGTCAATTCGCCGCCGTCATTCAATGTGACGTTGTAAGCGACGTAATCGGGATTGATCGAAGCGCTCGGCTCTTTGATGTCGCGCAGCACACTCGCCGCGTCGCGTGAAACCAGATTGCTCAGGTCCGGCCCGATTGTCGCGCCTTCACCGCGAATCCGATGGCAGGTCGAGCATTTCAATTGGTCACCAAAGAATAAGCCCCGTCCGCTTTCGAAGTCGCCGCCCGTAAGTTCGGGCTTTTCAGTGGGTGCAGTCACGATAGCGGTCAGCGGAGGAGACCAGTGCGGACGAAAACTGGAAAGCGGCAAGACACGCCATCTGGAGTCATTTATTACTTTGTAAACAATTGAGATAGAAAGTTTGCCCTTCGCAACAAGAACAGTGAAGCTATCGGCCATCCGCCGAAACATATCTGCGTCAAATTCCAAAGAGTATGCCCCATTGGTTGCCACGTGCGCTTTGATGTCGCGAGTTGGATTACTTGCAAAATCAAATGGTTGCCGAGCGGAAAATTGGAGCCTTTCCGCATTCGGCGGGATCAACAATTTGAATGACGCGAAAAACCAGTCCGTACTCTTTCCTTTTATTTGAGACGCGCCAAGCAACTGGTCAATGGAAGAGCCAAAGAGATCGGATGCGATTGAGAGATTCGGACTTGGGGACCAAAGGTTAAAGACCTCGTTTGGATCAAGCCATTCATTTCCGACTAAAGTCCTGATCCTCTGAGAGACGGAATCGGGCAGTTTGTTAAGCAAAGAGTCTTTAACCAAACCTAAACTCGTACCACTCAAATCATAATCCACGTCTAAGGTATGGCCGTCTCCGCTCGCTCTCTTCACCTTCACGCCTGGGATTGTCAGCGCATAGGTCACCGCCTGCGGGTGCGGTTCGGTGGTGAGCGCGAGCGTCTGGTTGTCGTCCTCCAGTTTCGCCGCCAGAATTTTCAACGTTCCGCGCGGTGCGGCTTCCTGCTGCTTGACCACCTGATACGGCGGCTTGAGAACTTCATAGCGTTCGGCGGCGCGAACGTATTCGCCAAATTCGATTTGTCGTCCAACGATCGCGTTGGTGACGGATGGGTCGAGTGGTTTATCAAACGCCACACGGGCTTCCGTCGGGCCAGCCGCCCAGGCCATGACCGGTTGTGGCGCCTTCGGGTCGGTGTAGGAAATTTTGAAAATCTTGCCCTCGCCCTTCGGCCCGGTGCCCCAATCGGGCAATCCACTGTGACAGCAAACGTAAAGGTCGCCCCTGGGAGAAATCGCGAGGTCCATCGTCAACATGCTCAGACGTGCAATCAGAAATTCCCTGCCCACATATCCGTGCGGCGTCTTCACAAGCCGCACTCGCCAGATTTTCCCGCGCGATTCGCCGGCGACGAACGCGTCGCCCTCCCACCATTTCGGACCGAACAATCCCTGGGCAGGCGAAACCGGCAAAGCTGGTTTCAGATTTCGGAGTCCGGATTTCAGATTCATCGGCGCGTGCGGTTCATTGAACACAAGACCGCAGGTGGACTCGTGCTGCGGGCCGAACGCGACGACCGGCGGTTCGCTCACTAGATTCGGCAGCCATTTCTCGTGGCGCGGTGGGAAGCCGTAGTTGCGGCCCGGAATGATGTGGTTCAATTCATCGAGAGGATTGCCGTTCGGCATCCACGTTTCGCCTTCCTGATCGGTGTTGAACAGATCGCCGGCCTTGTTAAACGCGAGCGTGTATGGCACACGAATGCCCGTCGCGATTGTTTCGAGTTTCTTCGTTGCGGGCGACCACTTCTGAATCGTGCCGCGTTGGGATTGAATGTCGTAAAGCGACACCGTTTCCTCCGGATCACCGCCCTTGTCGCCGCGCGCTTCCAGCCAGGCGCGTTCTTCGGGTTTCAAATCCTTTCGCTTCCGCAGCCGGTAAGCATTCGAATAATCCGCCACCAGCAGGCCGAAATACACGTTCCCCTCTTTGTCGAGCGTCACCGCCGTGGCGTCCACACCGCCGGAGCCGACGTCCGTGGGCGGCCAGCCGCTGGCAATGATCTCTTCCCTGTCCGCCTTGCCATCGCCGTCCGTGTCGCGCAAGAGCGAAACCTTCCCGTGAGACGACACGTAAAGTCCCCTGGTGGACCACGTCATGCCGACGGGAACGCTAAGGGTCGCCTTGTCCCAGAAGACTTCCGCCGTGTCTTCAAGACCATCGCCGTCCGTGTCGCGCAGTAAAAAAATGCGCCCATCGTAGCCGAGCGCGGTCAGCCGGCCGTCGGGCGCAAAGCGAAGATTGTTGATGTTGGAAAGCCTGACCGGCAATTCGCGCACGGTAAAACCCGGCGCCAGCATGTGGACGATGGGTTCGGCGGGCCAGGCAGCGACGAAGGAAAAAAACGCCGCGGCCGACGAGGCAAGTAACGCGGGGAGGCGCATGACAACAGCCTAACCTCCAACGGACGCCTGACGCGAGCGGGATTTGTCAGTGGCGGCGCGCGGGAGCAGCGTGGCTCCATCCTGCCATGAACTTTCCACAAGGATTGAGCGGCTGACGTCCGGCACGCCGCGTTCGTTTCGCTGGATCATGCTGACCAGGAAATCCACCGCCGTGGCGCCGACTGCCTTGTTGTTTTGGTTGATGCCGGCGAAGCGGCCGATGGACTCGGGGCAGTTCAGGTGGAGGAACCCGACATCGTTCGGAACGCGCGCGCCGATTTGCCTCAGCCATTTCACGATTTCCTCGTGCTGGCTGACGACAACCTCCGGACGATTCTGTTCGTACCATTCCGCAAACTTCGTGATCTGCCAGTCACGATCCTTCAACAACAGGAGCGGCACCTGGTCGTCCGGTTTGAATCCGCGCTGCTCTGCGAGGAATGAACCCACCCAATGATGCTCGACCCGCTCGTCGTAACTCGCGCGCAGGGCCAGACCAATCCGGTGATAGCCAAGCCTTCGCAGCCGTCGCATGGTCATGCGCATTGACCGGAACTGATGGTTTGCCGCGCGATGAAGTGATGGCCGCGCCAGCGAGTAGCCGATGGCGACCGCGGCGAACCTGTTCCAGTCCAGTCGCAGATGACCCTGCGCCACGGGCAGCGGGGCGATGATCATGCCGGGTACGTTACGGTGGTAAAGGACCTGGCTCATCCGGTGCGAGGTCATCCCGGGTTCACGCAACCAAAACTCCTCCAGGTTGTATCCATGGCGGCGGGCCTGGGCGGAAGCGCCCTCGAAGAAATCCACGTAGATTTTCGAACTCCGCCACCCGTTACGCTTGGAGAAGTTGGTAATATAGGCCAGCGACAAATTCAATCGCAGGGGTTTGGCGGAGCGCCGCAATTTCATCAGTGTCGCGATCAAGGGATGTGGCCGGTAACCGAGCCGCCGCGCGATTTCCTCGATTTTTTCGCGCGTCGTCGCGGCGACGTTGTGCTGATTGCGCAGGACGCGGGAAACCGTCATCACGCTGACCCCGGCCTGACGTGCGATATCCTTTAAAGTGGCTGATGCTTCCGCTGCCATTGTGCGTTATGAATTAATTGCAGATCCTGAGTGGTCGGACTGTTCCATCGACACTGAACGTTGGACTGAGCGCCGGACAGACAGGTTTCCATTGAAAACAAAGGACCGGTCTCCTGCCGTGCATGGTGCCTCTTGCTCATCTGTGACCGTCAGCTCAGTCGCCGAGATCGATTGTCACATGCCTGTGCGAAGAGTATGCGCCGCACGGCCCGGTGCAACTCCGTTGCTCAAGTGAGTTTCCGCAGGTCTCCGTCATTCAAGACCGTCCTGTTACGATTAACATTCCAACGCGCTTTTCAAGCTTCGGACAGCACGCCTATACATCTGGACAATTCGGGAATAACATTGGAATCGTCGTTTTGCTTTAACTGTGATGTTTTTTGTACCTGGTGATCAAGGAACCCACGAACGCCGGAATCGGATGGCGTGACTGTTCTTCTTGTCCGGCAGGTTTCCAAAACTATTCGTTATGAAAACAAATACTCGTCCGACTCGTTTGCTGGCAACGCTTTTTGCGGGAGCCGCCCTGGTTGGTTTTGCCTCACACACACGCGCAGGGACTTTTTCGACTGATTTCGATGCTGGTGTCCCGGTCGGCGCGACATTAAACGGGGCCGCGCTTGGTTACGACATGAGCAGCGGCGGTGTAAGCAACA harbors:
- a CDS encoding c-type cytochrome — protein: MRLPALLASSAAAFFSFVAAWPAEPIVHMLAPGFTVRELPVRLSNINNLRFAPDGRLTALGYDGRIFLLRDTDGDGLEDTAEVFWDKATLSVPVGMTWSTRGLYVSSHGKVSLLRDTDGDGKADREEIIASGWPPTDVGSGGVDATAVTLDKEGNVYFGLLVADYSNAYRLRKRKDLKPEERAWLEARGDKGGDPEETVSLYDIQSQRGTIQKWSPATKKLETIATGIRVPYTLAFNKAGDLFNTDQEGETWMPNGNPLDELNHIIPGRNYGFPPRHEKWLPNLVSEPPVVAFGPQHESTCGLVFNEPHAPMNLKSGLRNLKPALPVSPAQGLFGPKWWEGDAFVAGESRGKIWRVRLVKTPHGYVGREFLIARLSMLTMDLAISPRGDLYVCCHSGLPDWGTGPKGEGKIFKISYTDPKAPQPVMAWAAGPTEARVAFDKPLDPSVTNAIVGRQIEFGEYVRAAERYEVLKPPYQVVKQQEAAPRGTLKILAAKLEDDNQTLALTTEPHPQAVTYALTIPGVKVKRASGDGHTLDVDYDLSGTSLGLVKDSLLNKLPDSVSQRIRTLVGNEWLDPNEVFNLWSPSPNLSIASDLFGSSIDQLLGASQIKGKSTDWFFASFKLLIPPNAERLQFSARQPFDFASNPTRDIKAHVATNGAYSLEFDADMFRRMADSFTVLVAKGKLSISIVYKVINDSRWRVLPLSSFRPHWSPPLTAIVTAPTEKPELTGGDFESGRGLFFGDQLKCSTCHRIRGEGATIGPDLSNLVSRDAASVLRDIKEPSASINPDYVAYNVTLNDGGELTGFIRAQDDALIKLIGADGKETRFHPTDVKEMRPGSVSLMPTGLIDTLKEEQVRDLLTFLLSEPPKRGSAEIEAALAAGEAHQSQTDNRKLEIVLVASKQDHGPGQHDYPAWQTNWLHLFSSGATNVTATAAWEWPSEEQFQSANAIVFYCWNHDWSAERYRQLDEYLGRGGGVVVLHAATIADQEPEQLAGRIGLASQP
- a CDS encoding LacI family DNA-binding transcriptional regulator, with amino-acid sequence MAAEASATLKDIARQAGVSVMTVSRVLRNQHNVAATTREKIEEIARRLGYRPHPLIATLMKLRRSAKPLRLNLSLAYITNFSKRNGWRSSKIYVDFFEGASAQARRHGYNLEEFWLREPGMTSHRMSQVLYHRNVPGMIIAPLPVAQGHLRLDWNRFAAVAIGYSLARPSLHRAANHQFRSMRMTMRRLRRLGYHRIGLALRASYDERVEHHWVGSFLAEQRGFKPDDQVPLLLLKDRDWQITKFAEWYEQNRPEVVVSQHEEIVKWLRQIGARVPNDVGFLHLNCPESIGRFAGINQNNKAVGATAVDFLVSMIQRNERGVPDVSRSILVESSWQDGATLLPRAATDKSRSRQASVGG